A window of Brachybacterium fresconis contains these coding sequences:
- a CDS encoding MarR family winged helix-turn-helix transcriptional regulator, which translates to MPTTTPDDAAAPRLDEVDRIIEGWERARGDLDTDPLAVFSRISRLARFLETARRDSFTAAGLEGWEFDMLSALRRSGDDALSPGALMQQTLVTSGTMTTRIDKLVARGLVSKNRSPRDGRAVEVRLQSEGVRRVDDAMESLLAAERDLLRPLDADGRTALADTLRSLLLTFEMDDPVQG; encoded by the coding sequence ATGCCCACCACCACGCCTGATGACGCCGCCGCGCCGCGCCTCGACGAGGTCGACCGCATCATCGAGGGCTGGGAACGGGCTCGCGGCGACCTGGACACCGATCCGCTGGCCGTCTTCTCCCGCATCTCCCGCCTGGCGCGCTTCCTGGAGACCGCCCGCCGCGATTCCTTCACGGCCGCCGGCCTCGAGGGCTGGGAGTTCGACATGCTCTCGGCGCTGCGCCGCAGCGGTGACGACGCCCTCTCCCCCGGTGCCCTGATGCAGCAGACGCTCGTCACCAGCGGCACCATGACCACGCGCATCGACAAGCTGGTGGCGCGCGGTCTGGTCAGCAAGAACCGCAGTCCCCGGGACGGGCGCGCCGTCGAGGTCCGCCTGCAGTCGGAGGGTGTTCGCCGCGTCGACGACGCCATGGAGAGCCTGCTCGCAGCAGAGCGCGACCTGCTGCGACCGCTGGACGCCGATGGCCGCACGGCGCTCGCCGATACCCTCCGCTCGCTGCTGCTGACCTTCGAGATGGACGACCCCGTGCAGGGCTGA
- a CDS encoding TetR/AcrR family transcriptional regulator — protein MADSGGPRGRSTRMTGRERREQLVMVGRQVFAERGFDMASVEEIAARATVSKPIVYEHFGGKEGLYAVVVDREVSTLLAALGHALRDQRTHPRLLMERAATAFLAYIDENEDGFRILVRDSPVSQTGGTFSSLLTDVAQRVEEILAAQLRLYSYPTQDATMYAQMLVGMVAYTGQWWLETRQPAKEIVAARMVNLSWYGLGALQKEPSLRADSRG, from the coding sequence ATGGCGGACAGCGGAGGCCCTCGCGGCCGATCGACCCGGATGACGGGACGGGAACGACGCGAGCAGCTCGTGATGGTCGGGCGGCAGGTCTTCGCCGAGAGGGGCTTCGACATGGCCAGCGTCGAGGAGATCGCCGCCCGGGCGACGGTCTCCAAGCCGATCGTCTACGAGCACTTCGGGGGCAAGGAGGGGCTGTACGCGGTCGTCGTCGACCGCGAGGTCTCCACCCTGCTGGCCGCGCTCGGGCACGCCCTGCGCGATCAGCGCACCCATCCGCGCCTGCTCATGGAGCGGGCCGCGACCGCATTCCTGGCCTACATCGACGAGAACGAGGACGGATTCCGGATCCTGGTGCGGGACTCCCCCGTCAGCCAGACCGGCGGCACCTTCTCGTCCTTGCTGACCGACGTCGCCCAGCGGGTCGAGGAGATCCTCGCCGCCCAGCTGCGGCTGTACTCCTACCCCACCCAGGACGCGACGATGTACGCGCAGATGCTGGTGGGGATGGTCGCGTACACGGGCCAATGGTGGTTGGAGACCCGCCAGCCCGCGAAGGAGATCGTCGCCGCGCGCATGGTGAACCTGTCCTGGTACGGGCTGGGGGCGCTGCAGAAGGAGCCGTCGCTGCGCGCCGACTCCCGGGGCTGA